The Xyrauchen texanus isolate HMW12.3.18 chromosome 38, RBS_HiC_50CHRs, whole genome shotgun sequence genome window below encodes:
- the LOC127631632 gene encoding nuclear mitotic apparatus protein 1-like isoform X1, with amino-acid sequence MKLSSAKAGALLIWLNSVCPEEPVVQFIHMKDGNQLLRICYKLQGKAPDGELKTLSLYNKVEIIFSILHYDFHLTTRQSSLILQKIDQEVDLDLQLAKVALLLCYCSFKKNNLQPLSSNAQLVIASMFHLVKDDADGLSLDEGLDQFLTQDSVMNSSTSSTESSGCSSFYTDEESPIFGRFQRPPRVQFQELSKVASSSDGSPVQDIMSTPHFQLKRLRKELAHEGDVRDELEKELSNQISIISEKEASISQLQHRVERLLREQGDLEKYHKAELLELQEKNESLLRRVHEVLKQCQDLKTDNSQKENKIDELTEENGTLAAQVRNAFSQLARAEEEVAKLTLTHEKSQAEWMKRKELTERELNEAITHRVCLNEQVQILQGKISVLEDELKKAQSQERGEVMGPIMEWEKLKQELVELTLKRVQLQDTISHLENEKAEVEALLAQERCSFEKETTRLQTLVFDLEKSVSSIRMEREALQKALMTNEEMFTSQISALENDVSRLQQVEVQLTAEITISAELRQQRGELEGKVASLDKMVYALHTEIQGMEKERETKQYALNVLMVDLQNAQTTLQDYEKKLEEHQKVVEDNAFLTKETCTLRQEIDEHLQTIKELQGEISILRQEKTAEESKVSQALTKIESIKTQILDLTEQISLKDEEITNLRNEYVSLDTKFKLVKEENLEINESCKEDEDTIKKLQQELISASSTASEKQEEILVLSAEVTSLKEQICHYNKNDQQKQEKLSVLEAEQNVLKENLTSIRNQLTEATTTTLQKESELISLRQELFLQKTLIEKSQELETARREEFERKVNELQAKIIEVSTLASEREACVTSLQCEIKDQQLRAKQSEDDLRLELEELDGNLQRQLLAANCGAADKDHHLESLEQKLRQMELLCQQKEKDVLVTLQTKEDLETKIVELLAEKQHLDECQNNLEKERGHLSAEVSSLKEEICCYLEKDQQNQQEFSLLKDEYNALKENFASLQNQLIELTTTALQKESELLLVQQQVSHQETLRERAQELETDMRKDFERKMSELQAKIVEISTLASEREAQICSLQNEMSDQQLKSKQSEDDLHIELEEKVCSLKGELHAAICGAANKDHQLESLDQKLRQIELQCQQKDKDVLETHKAKEDLEKKIGELLIEKLQLHECQHNLEKERDHLLSKVSSLKEEISHSLLKEQQEVSVLKDEHNALKENLAALQNQLEEVTATALQKESDLILLQQELCLKEKAQDHESIIREESNKKVSELQAKILEVSTLASEREAQIRSLRVEMMDQQLKSKQSEDDLRRELDEKVGGLQGQLKTVSHDTAEKDHFLLSLEQKIRQMELLCQEKEKDVLVTYQAKENLEKRIVELLVKTQQLEGYQQNCEILRKERDNLSTEVTSLKEEICHYQENQLQKQQEISVLKDEQNTFKENLTALNSQLVEVTSTNSQKESEIRLLQNELRQQDNHREQVHELERNVNELHAKLLEVSTLVSVKEAQMRYIHNELKDQELRLKECKDNLHRELEKKGAILQGQLETVSHDVTDKDHLLPSLDQKLRQMELLCQQKDKYILETQQEKEDLKRRIVELHDDKHKLDGYQQNLEILRKERDHLCTLSQSLQRECDASQRIRAELELKVEEQSGSILTLKNTTRQWEEQNNELLEQLKIKSEAVEHCKTQVELARNHYNGKKQLLLEAQETNKSLEHSLESSKREVKALETELTLSHMNLDQANTKVKNLVAKLKNLEAQVDFTDRPLQELKKITDSTVEVKVRDGRYASVPETRHDTSKDSLEFDLYDSLNAGSHSAVPGESSTPLVRSSERLAAKRRVLGAESLETLYFTPMSQQGNKRKDDHNNAFERKLETSITSFGDLVVDSAKKLTASARRRRTTQVINITMAKTLGSVNGEESFSSVHSARSQPNLAIHHSRPVSLDLSEESARATSSKIDKLESLPGYRRSAVHNVGLSRATSTFCIGAENEPEHAADDWMRIAELQARNKACLPHLKSSYPLESRPSLGLPSFTITDDDLRMGDPDETIRRVSMVPGQLMESLNSRRFSLAPGASSSQALAQSQPQRSTMLPGQIRSSTAAYRAPQVTKTTSNVHASENACSPPAPKRPGSQLQGPDTPEAKKLASCFPRPMTPKGRHTNIQIRPPNSPAERRQSLMFAVVNTPKTNTRGDSRLQRGLNKLRNSARKSPAVASRALRSAMSAAEGRSPLDSTRRKSPRNKSPKSSNTKKMKFRLKV; translated from the exons ATGAAGTTAAGTAGTGCCAAGGCGGGGGCGCTTTTGATATGG CTCAACAGCGTGTGTCCAGAGGAGCCTGTTGTGCAGTTTATCCATATGAAGGATGGGAATCAACTCCTGAGGATTTGCTACAAACT ACAGGGTAAAGCACCTGATGGGGAATTGAAGACTTTATCTCTTTACAACAAAGTGGAAATCATCTTCAGCATATTGCACT ATGACTTTCACCTCACCACAAGACAGAGCTCCCTCATCCTACAGAAAATCGATCAAGAAGTTGATCTGGATCTTCAGCTTGCCAAG GTGGCACTTCTGCTTTGTTACTGCAGCTTTAAAAAGAACAACCTACAACCTTTGAGCTCAAATGCACAG TTGGTGATTGCATCCATGTTTCATTTAGTAAAAGACGATGCAGATGGTCTATCATTAGACGAAGGGCTAGATCAGTTTCTAACCCAAGACT CTGTCATGAACTCCTCCACATCCAGTACTGAGAGCAGTGGCTGCTCGTCATTCTATACTGATGAGGAGTCTCCGATTTTTGGTCGGTTCCAACGTCCTCCTAGAGTTCAATTTCAAGAGCTTTCCAAAGTGGCCTCCAGCTCTGACGG CTCTCCAGTACAAGACATCATGAGCACACCGCATTTTCAGTTAAAAAGGCTCCGGAAGGAACTGGCACATGAGGGCGACGTGAGAGATGAGCTAGAAAAAGAACTATCCAATCAGATCAGCATCATCTCAGAGAAAG AGGCCTCGATCTCCCAGTTGCAGCACAGGGTGGAGCGTCTGCTGCGGGAGCAGGGAGATTTAGAGAAATATCATAAAGCTGAACTCCTGGAGCTCCAAGAGAAGAATGAGAG tCTTCTCCGTAGAGTACATGAGGTTCTTAAACAATGTCAAGACTTAAAAACCGACAACTCGCAGAAAGAGAATAAGATTGATGAACTTACTGAGGAAAACGGAACGCTTGCTGCTCAG GTACGAAACGCATTTTCCCAACTGGCAAGAGCTGAGGAGGAAGTCGCTAAGCTCACTCTGACACACGAAAAATCACAGGCTGAGTGGATGAAAAGAAAGGAGTTAACTGAGAGAGAATTAAATGAAGCCATCACACACAGG GTGTGCCTGAATGAGCAAGTTCAGATCTTGCAGGGCAAGATCTCCGTTCTCGAAGATGAACTCAAAAAAGCTCAGTCTCAAGAGAGAGGAGAAGTTATGGGGCCCATCATGGAG TGGGAGAAACTTAAACAAGAATTGGTAGAGCTGACTCTTAAACGTGTTCAGCTTCAGGACACTATATCCCATCTTGAAAATGAGAAGGCAGAAGTTGAAGCCTTGCTAGCCCAGGAAAGATGCTCATTTGAAAAGGAGACCACAAGACTTCAGACGTTGGTGTTTGATCTAGAGAAATCTGTCAGCAGCATCCGTATGGAGAGAGAGGCATTGCAGAAGGCCTTAATGACTAATGAGGAAATGTTTACTTCACAGATATCAGCTCTGGAAAATGATGTTTCTCGGCTGCAACAGGTAGAAGTTCAGTTGACAGCAGAGATAACAATCTCTGCAGAACTTCGCCAGCAGAGAGGGGAGCTGGAGGGGAAGGTAGCCTCCTTAGACAAGATGGTCTATGCACTACATACTGAGATCCAGGGCatggaaaaagaaagagaaacaaaGCAGTATGCCCTGAATGTCCTCATGGTTGACTTGCAGAATGCCCAGACCACCCTTCAGGACTATGAAAAGAAGTTGGAAGAGCATCAGAAAGTGGTAGAAGATAATGCTTTCCTGACCAAGGAGACATGTACATTGCGGCAAGAAATTGATGAGCATCTGCAGACCATTAAAGAGCTTCAGGGGGAAATTAGTATCCTCAGACAGGAGAAAACAGCGGAAGAAAGCAAAGTTAGTCAGGCATTGACCAAAATTGAAAGCATCAAAACCCAAATTCTGGATCTGACAGAACAAATATCCCTGAAGGATGAGGAGATCACAAATCTGAGGAATGAGTATGTCTCTTTAGACActaaatttaaacttgttaagGAAGAAAATTTGGAAATAAATGAAAGTTGTAAAGAGGATGAGGACACTATTAAGAAACTTCAGCAAGAACTTATCTCTGCTTCTTCgactgcatcagaaaaacaggaGGAAATATTGGTTCTGTCAGCTGAGGTAACATCTCTTAAAGAGCAGATCTGCCATTACAATAAAAATGATCAGCAGAAGCAAGAGAAATTATCTGTTTTAGAGGCAGAACAAAATGTGCTGAAGGAAAACTTGACTTCCATTCGGAACCAGTTGACTGAGGCGACAACTACAACTTTGCAAAAGGAATCTGAGCTCATTTCGCTTCGACAGGAGCTGTTCCTTCAAAAAACACTAATAGAAAAGTCTCAGGAGCTTGAGACAGCCAGGCGTGAGGAGTTTGAGAGAAAGGTGAATGAACTTCAGGCCAAAATCATAGAAGTTTCCACTCTTGCTTCTGAGAGGGAAGCTTGTGTGACTTCTCTTCAATGTGAAATAAAGGATCAACAATTGAGGGCCAAACAGTCTGAAGATGATCTTCGGCTAGAGCTGGAGGAGCTTGATGGAAATCTACAGAGACAATTGTTAGCTGCCAATTGTGGCGCTGCAGACAAAGATCATCATCTGGAGTCTTTGGAACAGAAGCTGAGACAGATGGAATTGCTCTGTCAACAAAAGGAGAAAGATGTCCTTGTGACACTTCAGACAAAGGAGGACCTGGAGACGAAGATTGTTGAGCTTCTTGCTGAGAAACAACATTTGGATGAGTGCCAGAATAATTTGGAGAAGGAAAGAGGCCACCTGTCAGCTGAAGTGTCATCTCTTAAAGAAGAAATCTGCTGTTACCTTGAAAAGGATCAACAGAATCAACAGGAATTTTCCTTGTTAAAGGATGAATATAATGCACTGAAGGAAAACTTTGCATCTCTTCAGAACCAATTGATTGAGTTGACAACTACAGCTTTGCAGAAGGAATCTGAGCTCCTCTTGGTTCAGCAGCAGGTTTCCCACCAAGAGACCCTAAGAGAAAGGGCTCAGGAGCTTGAGACTGACATGCGTAAAGATTTTGAGAGAAAGATGAGTGAACTTCAGGCCAAAATAGTAGAGATCTCCACTCTTGCCTCTGAGAGGGAAGCTCAAATATGTTCTCTTCAAAATGAAATGTCAGATCAACAATTAAAGTCCAAACAATCTGAAGATGATCTCCACATAGAGCTAGAAGAGAAGGTTTGCTCCCTAAAAGGAGAACTACATGCTGCAATTTGTGGTGCTGCAAATAAAGACCATCAGCTAGAGTCTTTGGATCAGAAGCTGAGACAGATTGAACTACAGTGCCAACAGAAGGATAAAGATGTCCTTGAGACACATAAGGCAAAGGAGGACCTGGAGAAGAAAATTGGTGAGCTTCTTATCGAGAAACTACAACTGCACGAGTGCCAGCATAATTTGGAGAAAGAAAGAGACCACCTGTTGTCTAAAGTATCATCTCTTAAAGAGGAAATCAGCCATTCCCTTCTAAAAGAACAACAGGAAGTGTCTGTGTTAAAGGATGAACACAATGCATTGAAGGAAAACTTGGCTGCTCTTCAGAACCAACTAGAAGAGGTGACAGCTACAGCTTTGCAGAAAGAATCTGACCTCATCTTGCTTCAGCAGGAGCTTTGCCTAAAAGAAAAGGCTCAGGATCATGAGAGCATCATTCGTGAAGAGTCTAATAAAAAAGTGAGTGAACTTCAAGCCAAAATCTTAGAGGTCTCCACTCTTGCCTCTGAGAGGGAAGCTCAAATACGTTCTCTTCGAGTTGAGATGATGGATCAACAATTGAAGTCCAAACAATCTGAAGATGATCTCCGCAGAGAGCTGGATGAAAAGGTTGGAGGCCTACAGGGACAACTAAAAACGGTCAGTCATGACACTGCAGAGAAAGACCATTTCTTGCTGTCTTTGGAACAGAAGATAAGGCAGATGGAACTGCTTTGCCAAGAAAAGGAGAAAGATGTCCTTGTGACATATCAGGCAAAGGAGAACTTGGAGAAGAGGATTGTCGAGCTTCTTGTTAAGACACAACAACTAGAAGGATACCAGCAGAATTGTGAGATATTGAGGAAGGAAAGAGACAACCTGTCAACTGAGGTAACATCTCTCAAAGAGGAAATCTGCCACTACCAAGAAAATCAGTTGCAGAAACAACAGGAAATATCTGTGTTAAAGGATGAACAAAATACATTCAAGGAAAACCTGACTGCCCTTAACAGCCAATTGGTGGAGGTGACATCCACAAATTCACAGAAGGAATCTGAGATTCGTTTGCTTCAAAATGAGCTACGTCAACAAGATAACCATAGAGAACAAGTTCACGAGCTTGAGAGAAACGTAAATGAACTTCATGCTAAGCTCCTAGAGGTCTCCACTCTTGTCTCTGTGAAGGAAGCTCAAATGCGTTATATTCATAATGAGCTAAAGGATCAAGAGTTAAGGTTAAAAGAGTGTAAAGATAATCTCCACAGAGAGCTGGAGAAGAAGGGTGCAATCCTTCAGGGACAACTAGAGACTGTCAGTCATGATGTAACAGACAAAGACCATCTCTTACCATCTTTGGATCAGAAGCTCAGGCAAATGGAACTGCTGTgccaacaaaaagacaaatatatcCTTGAGACACAACAGGAAAAGGAGGACCTGAAGAGGAGAATTGTTGAGCTTCATGATGACAAACATAAACTGGATGGGTACCAGCAAAATTTGGAGATATTGAGGAAAGAAAGAGACCACCTATGTACTCTTAGCCAATCTCTCCAAAGGGAGTGTGATGCATCCCAGAGGATTAGAGCTGAGCTGGAGTTGAAGGTGGAGGAGCAAAGTGGCTCCATCCTTACTCTTAAAAACACCACTCGACAGTGGGAGGAGCAGAATAATGAACTCTTGGAACAACTGAAGATCAAGTCAGAAGCAGTAGAACACTGCAAAACACAG GTGGAGTTGGCAAGGAATCACTACAATGGTAAAAAGCAACTGCTgctggaggctcaggagacaaACAAGAGTCTTGAGCACTCCCTGGAGTCCAGCAAGAGAGAAGTCAAAGCTCTGGAGACAGAGCTGACATTGTCTCATATGAACTTGGATCAGGCAAATACCAAAGTGAAGAACCTTGTTGCCAAACTGAAGAACTTGGAGGCTCAA gtggACTTCACTGACAGGCCACTGCAAGAGCTGAAGAAAATTACCGATAGCACCGTGGAGGTGAAAGTCAGAGATGGTAGGTATGCCAGTGTTCCAGAGACCCGGCATGACACCAGCAAAGACAGCTTGGAGTTTGACCTGTACGATTCGCTCAATGCTGGCAG TCACTCAGCAGTGCCAGGTGAGTCTAGCACTCCGCTTGTACGTAGCTCAGAGCGTTTGGCTGCTAAACGTCGAGTCTTGGGGGCAGAATCCCTTGAGACTCTCTACTTCACACCTATGAGTCAACAAGGTAACAAACGGAAAGATGACCACAACAATGCTTTTGAACGCAAACTGGAGACCAGCATCACTTCATTTGGCGATCTCGTGGTGGACTCGGCAAAGAAGCTCACAGCCTCTGCCCGCAGGCGACGTACCACACAGGTTATCAACATCACCATGGCTAAG acATTAGGAAGTGTTAATGGGGAGGAGTCATTTTCTAGTGTTCACTCTGCCCGATCTCAGCCCAACCTTGCAATTCACCACTCGCGGCCTGTGTCCTTGGACCTCTCTGAGGAAAGTGCCAGAGCAACTTCATCAAAAATAGACAAACTTGAAAGTCTGCCTGGATATCGCAGAAGTGCTGTGCACAATGTTGGTCTTTCAAGAG CCACCAGTACATTTTGTATTGGTGCAGAGAATGAACCTGAGCATGCTGCTGATGACTGGATGCGCATTGCTGAACTGCAGGCACGAAACAAAGCCTGCCTGCCTCACCTGAAGAGCAGCTACCCACTGGAGTCCCGG CCCAGTCTGGGACTTCCCTCATTCACAATAACGGACGATGATCTACGGATGGGTGACCCAGACGAGACTATTCGCCGTGTATCCATGGTTCCGGGTCAGCTCATGGAATCATTAAACTCCAGACGCTTCTCTCTGGCACCAGGAGCAAGTTCAAGCCAGGCTCTTGCACAGTCCCAGCCCCAGCGGTCCACCATGTTACCGGGTCAGATCCGATCCAGCACTGCTGCCTACCGGGCGCCTCAGGTCACAAAAACAACCTCAAATGTGCATGCATCAGAAAATGCATGTAGCCCACCTGCCCCTAAACGCCCTGGATCCCAGCTGCAAGGCCCCGACACACCTGAG GCAAAGAAGTTGGCAAGCTGCTTCCCTCGGCCAATGACGCCTAAAGGCAGACACACCAACATTCAAATCAGACCTCCAAACTCTCCG GCCGAGCGAAGGCAATCTCTCATGTTCGCTGTTGTAAATACTCCAAAGACCAACACTCGTGGTGATAGCAGGCTACAGCGAGGCCTCAACAAACTGCGTAACAGCGCCCGTAAATCTCCTGCCGTGGCCAGCCGTGCTCTTCGCTCTGCAATGAGCGCAGCTGAAGGCAGGTCACCTCTGGACTCAACTCGGAGAAAGTCGCCACGCAACAAGTCTCCCAAATCATCCAATACCAAAAAG aTGAAGTTCAGGTTAAAGGTCTGA